Proteins encoded together in one Prunus dulcis chromosome 3, ALMONDv2, whole genome shotgun sequence window:
- the LOC117622465 gene encoding protein TONSOKU isoform X2: MAREEAQLSAAKKSYRNAKATGNHEEEARWANVIGDMLKKRGEYVEALKWLRIDYDVSVKYLPQKHCLPTCQSLGELYLRLEFYKDALLYQKKHLELAEDANNLIEQQRANTQLGRTYHEMFLRSDDDHYSVQNAKKYFKSAMKLAQIIKENPPTKNCSFLKEYIDAHNNIGMLEFDLDNLEEARKILTKGLEICDEEEVMADDDGRSRLHHNLGNVYMELRMWDNAREHIEKDIMICKRIGHCQGEAKGYINLGELHYRIQKYEEALLCYQKARELAKSMEDEDALLRQIDQNIEIVNEAIKVMDGLKKEEQNLKKLTRDMAITRGTPRERKCLLQQNASLDCLIEKSRTIFAWLKLLEFAKRKKIIASELCDQEKLSDSLLVIGESYQKLRKFKKALKWYMKSWEIYKSIGNLEGQALTKINVGDVLDSDNNWEGALDAFEESYRLAVEANLPSVQLMALENMHYSHMIRFDNVEEARRLQHRIDKLKQSKYKDLQTKNVAEDHCSESDTEGSGHLSDNMCNECGSSERRKCNSSKSQSLASVEELNDEEPIISLISSTKALPKTVVGRKRIRLVLSDDEDEMDDEVQCSKSWSKKLPLEDVATSDELKIKRNTASPARKFQDVSAYTSNRTTRSCNPVNIEQSSSSCKSRTLNVVTQNGRGFRASSSEEGSIAASGSKCDIGFPENLVNKNHGAHLIFLTSDDENNQCITVKIDKDLIRLDNGSFMDSDKLSIESVKVELACLYYLRLPMERRSEGLLPIIQNIKCGENVIQSVETFQKLKQDMGKVLVEAFIDGWVQKRLIKLYTDCCYKLSETPNMKLLKKLYDLEFSDDEVTVSECELQDLSIAPLLNALYAHKTFAMLDLSHNLLGNGTMEKLQHVLTSSGQNYGGLTLDLHSNLFGPTSLFQICECPLLFSRLEVLNISGNRLTDACASYLSTILENCKALCSLSIERCSITSRTIQKVSDALNASSVLEQLCIGHNNPISGSTITDLLSKLGTLKRFSKLNLNGLKLSKSVVDSLCQLAATLPFSVLSLGETGIGIDGALRLTESLFNGTAEFLKFDLSYCGVTSNYVLKLSTVSSMICGILELNLSGNPIMQEGSLALSSMLLNSQCCLKLLVLQKCQLGTAGVLRIMQALSGNGFLEELNLADNANLDRQNSAQLGSCNANANLDGLEVADSEDDEVKAAASGLDDNHTRPCQRNSSSSGCQFIQGISSAIDMAKNLRLLDLSNNGFSTQDADILYSSWSRSRFGSAQRHIKDQIIHLFVEGIKCCVKPCCRKD, encoded by the exons atggctCGGGAGGAAGCGCAGCTGAGCGCGGCCAAGAAGTCGTATCGAAACGCTAAGGCTACGGGGAACCACGAGGAGGAGGCTCGGTGGGCGAATGTGATCGGTGACATGTTGAAGAAGAGAGGGGAATACGTGGAGGCCCTCAAGTGGCTGCGTATCGACTACGACGTTTCCGTCAAGTACTTGCCCCAAAAACATTGCCTCCCCACTTGTCAGTCACTCGGTGAGCTCTATCTTCGCCTTGAGTTTTACAAAGATGCTCTTCTGTATCAG AAAAAACATTTAGAGCTCGCTGAGGATGCCAATAATCTCATTGAGCAGCAAAGGGCCAATACACAACTAGGTCGTACCTACCATGAAATGTTTTTAAGGTCTGATGATGACCATTATTCGGTTCAGAATGCCAAAAAGTATTTCAAGTCTGCTATGAAGCTTGCACAGATTATCAAGGAGAATCCACCTACTAAGAATTGTTCTTTCCTCAAGGAATATATTGATGCGCATAACAATATAGGAATGCTTGAGTTTGACCTTGATAATCTGGAAGAGGCTCGAAAAATCTTAACTAAAGGATTGGAGATTTGCGACGAAGAAGAGGTAATGGCAGACGATGATGGGCGCAGCAGGCTCCATCACAACCTTGGAAATGTTTACATGGAGCTAAGGATGTGGGATAATGCTCGGGAACACATTGAGAAGGACATTATGATATGTAAAAGAATTGGCCATTGCCAAGGGGAGGCAAAGGGCTACATCAATCTTGGTGAATTGCATTACCGTATTCAGAAGTATGAGGAAGCACTCCTTTGCTACCAAAAAGCACGTGAACTGGCAAAATCAATGGAAGATGAGGATGCTTTACTCAGGCAAATTgatcaaaatattgaaattgtaAATGAAGCCATTAAAGTAATGGATGGGCTGAAGAAAGAAGAGCAGAATCTCAAAAAACTAACAAGAGACATGGCCATTACAAGAGGCACACCGCGTGAGAGGAAGTGTCTGCTGCAGCAAAATGCTTCTCTTGATTGCCTCATCGAGAAATCAAGGACAATCTTTGCCTGGCTGAAG CTCCTTGAATTTGcgaaaaggaagaagataaTAGCGAGTGAGCTTTGTGACCAAGAAAAGCTGAGTGATTCTCTTTTGGTTATTGGAGAATCATACCAGAAGCTAAGAAAGTTCAAGAAAGCCCTTAAGTGGTACATGAAGAGTTGGGAAATATACAAGTCAATTGGTAATTTGGAG GGGCAAGcgttaacaaaaattaatgtaGGTGATGTTTTGGACAGTGATAATAATTGGGAAGGAGCACTAGATGCATTTGAAGAGAGTTACAG GCTTGCGGTTGAGGCGAACCTTCCTTCTGTACAGCTTATGGCGCTAGAGAATATGCACTACAGCCACATGATAAGATTTGACAATGTTGAAGAGGCCAG GAGATTGCAGCATCGAATCGACAAATTGAagcaatcaaaatataaagatcttcaaacaaaaaatgtgGCAGAGGATCACTGCTCTGAATCTGATACAGAAGGGAGTGGTCATCTGTCAGATAATATGTGCAATGAATGTGGTTCAtcagagagaagaaaatgcaATTCTAGCAAATCACAATCTTTAGCCAGTGTGGAAGAGTTAAACGATGAGGAACCTATAATTTCTCTTATCTCTTCGACCAAAGCTTTACCCAAG ACAGTCGTTGGCCGTAAACGCATTCGTTTAGTCCTttctgatgatgaagatgaaatgGATGATGAGGTACAATGCTCAAAAAGCTGGTCTAAGAAACTCCCATTAGAAGATGTTGCTACATCTGATGAAT TGAAGATTAAAAGAAATACAGCCAGCCCTGCTCGTAAATTTCAG GATGTCTCAGCCTATACCTCAAATCGTACTACAAGGTCTTGCAATCCTGTTAATATCGAACAAAGCTCTAGTTCGTGCAAATCCAGGACTCTTAATGTGGTCACTCAAAATGGCAGAGGTTTTAGAGCTTCAAGCTCGGAAGAAGGTTCCATTGCTGCTAGTGGCTCTAAATGTGATATTGGTTTCCCTGAAAATCTAGTTAATAAGAATCACGGTGCccatcttatttttcttaccTCTGATGATGAAAACAAT CAATGCATTACAGTCAAGATTGACAAAGACCTAATACGTTTGGATAATGGCTCATTTATGGATTCTGATAAGTTAAGCATTGAGTCTGTCAAGGTTGAACTGGCGTGCTTATACTACTTGCGACTTCCAATGGAAAGAAGATCAGAAG GGCTACTTCCAATAATACAGAATATAAAATGTGGTGAAAATGTCATACAATCCGTGGAAACATTTCAAAAGCTTAAGCAGGATATGGGGAAAGTCTTGGTTGAAGCTTTCATTGATG GATGGGTCCAAAAGCGCTTGATAAAACTGTACACTGATTGCTGCTACAAGTTATCTGAGACACCTAATATGAAATTGCTTAAGAAACTGTATGATCTGGAG TTTTCAGATGATGAAGTTACTGTGTCTGAATGTGAATTGCAAGATTTATCAATAGCTCCATTGTTGAATGCCCTGTATGCCCACAAAACATTTGCAATGCTGGACCTTTCTCACAATTTGTtag GAAATGGTACAATGGAGAAACTGCAGCATGTTCTCACATCATCAGGCCAAAATTATGGTGGGTTAACGTTGGATTTGCACAGCAACCTATTTGGTCCAACTTCTTTGTTTCAG ATTTGTGAATGCCCTTTGCTATTTTCTCGATTGGAAGTGCTCAATATCTCAGGAAACCGTCTCACTGATGCATGTGCCTCTTACCTTTCAACTATCTTGGAAAATTGCAAGG CTCTTTGCAGCTTGAGTATAGAGCGGTGTTCTATCACATCTAGAACAATTCAGAAGGTTTCTGATGCATTGAATGCTTCTTCTGTGCTCGAGCAACTTTGTATAG GACATAACAACCCAATTTCTGGAAGTACCATCACTGATTTACTTTCCAAGCTTGGCACTCTGAAAAG attttcaaaattaaatctGAATGGTTTGAAGCTAAGCAAGTCTGTAGTTGATAGCCTTTGCCAGCTTGCTGCAACCTTGCCCTTCTCAGTATTAAGTCTTGGAGAAACTGGTATTGGAATT GATGGGGCGTTAAGATTAACTGAGTCATTGTTCAATGGAACTGCAGAGTTTCTAAAATTTGACTTATCATATTGTGGTGTGACATCTAATTATGTTCTCAAACTAAGCACTGTTTCTTCTATGATTTGTGGCATTCTTGAGCTGAACCTTTCCGGAAATCCTATTATGCAGGAG GGTAGCCTTGCATTATCATCAATGCTTTTGAATTCTCAATGTTGTCTGAAACTTTTGGTCCTTCAAAAGTGCCAGCTTGGGACTGCTGGAGTTCTTCGAATAATGCAGGCATTATCAG GTAATGGTTTTCTCGAAGAGTTGAATCTAGCTGATAATGCCAATCTTGATAGACAGAACTCTGCTCAACTGGGGTCATGCAATGCGAACGCCAACTTAGATGGGCTTGAAGTTGCTGATagtgaagatgatgaagtAAAAGCTGCTGCATCTGGACTTGATGACAACCACACAAGACCATGCCAAAGAAATTCCTCATCTTCTGGATGTCAGTTTATTCAAGGGATTTCAAGTGCCATTGATATGGCAAAGAATTTACGATTACTGGACCTTAGCAATAATGGTTTCTCCACACAAGACGCAGATATACTTTATTCTTCATGGTCAAGATCAAGATTTGGTTCAGCTCAGAGGCATATAAAGGACCAGATCATCCATTTATTTGTGGAGGGAATAAAGTGTTGCGTGAAACCCTGCTGCAGAAAGGACTAG
- the LOC117622465 gene encoding protein TONSOKU isoform X1, with product MAREEAQLSAAKKSYRNAKATGNHEEEARWANVIGDMLKKRGEYVEALKWLRIDYDVSVKYLPQKHCLPTCQSLGELYLRLEFYKDALLYQKKHLELAEDANNLIEQQRANTQLGRTYHEMFLRSDDDHYSVQNAKKYFKSAMKLAQIIKENPPTKNCSFLKEYIDAHNNIGMLEFDLDNLEEARKILTKGLEICDEEEVMADDDGRSRLHHNLGNVYMELRMWDNAREHIEKDIMICKRIGHCQGEAKGYINLGELHYRIQKYEEALLCYQKARELAKSMEDEDALLRQIDQNIEIVNEAIKVMDGLKKEEQNLKKLTRDMAITRGTPRERKCLLQQNASLDCLIEKSRTIFAWLKLLEFAKRKKIIASELCDQEKLSDSLLVIGESYQKLRKFKKALKWYMKSWEIYKSIGNLEGQALTKINVGDVLDSDNNWEGALDAFEESYRLAVEANLPSVQLMALENMHYSHMIRFDNVEEARRLQHRIDKLKQSKYKDLQTKNVAEDHCSESDTEGSGHLSDNMCNECGSSERRKCNSSKSQSLASVEELNDEEPIISLISSTKALPKVKSAHLGKQNITTETNVSQKSLSEPNTNEQTVVGRKRIRLVLSDDEDEMDDEVQCSKSWSKKLPLEDVATSDELKIKRNTASPARKFQDVSAYTSNRTTRSCNPVNIEQSSSSCKSRTLNVVTQNGRGFRASSSEEGSIAASGSKCDIGFPENLVNKNHGAHLIFLTSDDENNQCITVKIDKDLIRLDNGSFMDSDKLSIESVKVELACLYYLRLPMERRSEGLLPIIQNIKCGENVIQSVETFQKLKQDMGKVLVEAFIDGWVQKRLIKLYTDCCYKLSETPNMKLLKKLYDLEFSDDEVTVSECELQDLSIAPLLNALYAHKTFAMLDLSHNLLGNGTMEKLQHVLTSSGQNYGGLTLDLHSNLFGPTSLFQICECPLLFSRLEVLNISGNRLTDACASYLSTILENCKALCSLSIERCSITSRTIQKVSDALNASSVLEQLCIGHNNPISGSTITDLLSKLGTLKRFSKLNLNGLKLSKSVVDSLCQLAATLPFSVLSLGETGIGIDGALRLTESLFNGTAEFLKFDLSYCGVTSNYVLKLSTVSSMICGILELNLSGNPIMQEGSLALSSMLLNSQCCLKLLVLQKCQLGTAGVLRIMQALSGNGFLEELNLADNANLDRQNSAQLGSCNANANLDGLEVADSEDDEVKAAASGLDDNHTRPCQRNSSSSGCQFIQGISSAIDMAKNLRLLDLSNNGFSTQDADILYSSWSRSRFGSAQRHIKDQIIHLFVEGIKCCVKPCCRKD from the exons atggctCGGGAGGAAGCGCAGCTGAGCGCGGCCAAGAAGTCGTATCGAAACGCTAAGGCTACGGGGAACCACGAGGAGGAGGCTCGGTGGGCGAATGTGATCGGTGACATGTTGAAGAAGAGAGGGGAATACGTGGAGGCCCTCAAGTGGCTGCGTATCGACTACGACGTTTCCGTCAAGTACTTGCCCCAAAAACATTGCCTCCCCACTTGTCAGTCACTCGGTGAGCTCTATCTTCGCCTTGAGTTTTACAAAGATGCTCTTCTGTATCAG AAAAAACATTTAGAGCTCGCTGAGGATGCCAATAATCTCATTGAGCAGCAAAGGGCCAATACACAACTAGGTCGTACCTACCATGAAATGTTTTTAAGGTCTGATGATGACCATTATTCGGTTCAGAATGCCAAAAAGTATTTCAAGTCTGCTATGAAGCTTGCACAGATTATCAAGGAGAATCCACCTACTAAGAATTGTTCTTTCCTCAAGGAATATATTGATGCGCATAACAATATAGGAATGCTTGAGTTTGACCTTGATAATCTGGAAGAGGCTCGAAAAATCTTAACTAAAGGATTGGAGATTTGCGACGAAGAAGAGGTAATGGCAGACGATGATGGGCGCAGCAGGCTCCATCACAACCTTGGAAATGTTTACATGGAGCTAAGGATGTGGGATAATGCTCGGGAACACATTGAGAAGGACATTATGATATGTAAAAGAATTGGCCATTGCCAAGGGGAGGCAAAGGGCTACATCAATCTTGGTGAATTGCATTACCGTATTCAGAAGTATGAGGAAGCACTCCTTTGCTACCAAAAAGCACGTGAACTGGCAAAATCAATGGAAGATGAGGATGCTTTACTCAGGCAAATTgatcaaaatattgaaattgtaAATGAAGCCATTAAAGTAATGGATGGGCTGAAGAAAGAAGAGCAGAATCTCAAAAAACTAACAAGAGACATGGCCATTACAAGAGGCACACCGCGTGAGAGGAAGTGTCTGCTGCAGCAAAATGCTTCTCTTGATTGCCTCATCGAGAAATCAAGGACAATCTTTGCCTGGCTGAAG CTCCTTGAATTTGcgaaaaggaagaagataaTAGCGAGTGAGCTTTGTGACCAAGAAAAGCTGAGTGATTCTCTTTTGGTTATTGGAGAATCATACCAGAAGCTAAGAAAGTTCAAGAAAGCCCTTAAGTGGTACATGAAGAGTTGGGAAATATACAAGTCAATTGGTAATTTGGAG GGGCAAGcgttaacaaaaattaatgtaGGTGATGTTTTGGACAGTGATAATAATTGGGAAGGAGCACTAGATGCATTTGAAGAGAGTTACAG GCTTGCGGTTGAGGCGAACCTTCCTTCTGTACAGCTTATGGCGCTAGAGAATATGCACTACAGCCACATGATAAGATTTGACAATGTTGAAGAGGCCAG GAGATTGCAGCATCGAATCGACAAATTGAagcaatcaaaatataaagatcttcaaacaaaaaatgtgGCAGAGGATCACTGCTCTGAATCTGATACAGAAGGGAGTGGTCATCTGTCAGATAATATGTGCAATGAATGTGGTTCAtcagagagaagaaaatgcaATTCTAGCAAATCACAATCTTTAGCCAGTGTGGAAGAGTTAAACGATGAGGAACCTATAATTTCTCTTATCTCTTCGACCAAAGCTTTACCCAAGGTGAAATCCGCTCATttaggaaaacaaaatattacaaCTGAGACAAATGTTTCACAAAAAAGTTTGTCTGAACCAAACACTAATGAGCAGACAGTCGTTGGCCGTAAACGCATTCGTTTAGTCCTttctgatgatgaagatgaaatgGATGATGAGGTACAATGCTCAAAAAGCTGGTCTAAGAAACTCCCATTAGAAGATGTTGCTACATCTGATGAAT TGAAGATTAAAAGAAATACAGCCAGCCCTGCTCGTAAATTTCAG GATGTCTCAGCCTATACCTCAAATCGTACTACAAGGTCTTGCAATCCTGTTAATATCGAACAAAGCTCTAGTTCGTGCAAATCCAGGACTCTTAATGTGGTCACTCAAAATGGCAGAGGTTTTAGAGCTTCAAGCTCGGAAGAAGGTTCCATTGCTGCTAGTGGCTCTAAATGTGATATTGGTTTCCCTGAAAATCTAGTTAATAAGAATCACGGTGCccatcttatttttcttaccTCTGATGATGAAAACAAT CAATGCATTACAGTCAAGATTGACAAAGACCTAATACGTTTGGATAATGGCTCATTTATGGATTCTGATAAGTTAAGCATTGAGTCTGTCAAGGTTGAACTGGCGTGCTTATACTACTTGCGACTTCCAATGGAAAGAAGATCAGAAG GGCTACTTCCAATAATACAGAATATAAAATGTGGTGAAAATGTCATACAATCCGTGGAAACATTTCAAAAGCTTAAGCAGGATATGGGGAAAGTCTTGGTTGAAGCTTTCATTGATG GATGGGTCCAAAAGCGCTTGATAAAACTGTACACTGATTGCTGCTACAAGTTATCTGAGACACCTAATATGAAATTGCTTAAGAAACTGTATGATCTGGAG TTTTCAGATGATGAAGTTACTGTGTCTGAATGTGAATTGCAAGATTTATCAATAGCTCCATTGTTGAATGCCCTGTATGCCCACAAAACATTTGCAATGCTGGACCTTTCTCACAATTTGTtag GAAATGGTACAATGGAGAAACTGCAGCATGTTCTCACATCATCAGGCCAAAATTATGGTGGGTTAACGTTGGATTTGCACAGCAACCTATTTGGTCCAACTTCTTTGTTTCAG ATTTGTGAATGCCCTTTGCTATTTTCTCGATTGGAAGTGCTCAATATCTCAGGAAACCGTCTCACTGATGCATGTGCCTCTTACCTTTCAACTATCTTGGAAAATTGCAAGG CTCTTTGCAGCTTGAGTATAGAGCGGTGTTCTATCACATCTAGAACAATTCAGAAGGTTTCTGATGCATTGAATGCTTCTTCTGTGCTCGAGCAACTTTGTATAG GACATAACAACCCAATTTCTGGAAGTACCATCACTGATTTACTTTCCAAGCTTGGCACTCTGAAAAG attttcaaaattaaatctGAATGGTTTGAAGCTAAGCAAGTCTGTAGTTGATAGCCTTTGCCAGCTTGCTGCAACCTTGCCCTTCTCAGTATTAAGTCTTGGAGAAACTGGTATTGGAATT GATGGGGCGTTAAGATTAACTGAGTCATTGTTCAATGGAACTGCAGAGTTTCTAAAATTTGACTTATCATATTGTGGTGTGACATCTAATTATGTTCTCAAACTAAGCACTGTTTCTTCTATGATTTGTGGCATTCTTGAGCTGAACCTTTCCGGAAATCCTATTATGCAGGAG GGTAGCCTTGCATTATCATCAATGCTTTTGAATTCTCAATGTTGTCTGAAACTTTTGGTCCTTCAAAAGTGCCAGCTTGGGACTGCTGGAGTTCTTCGAATAATGCAGGCATTATCAG GTAATGGTTTTCTCGAAGAGTTGAATCTAGCTGATAATGCCAATCTTGATAGACAGAACTCTGCTCAACTGGGGTCATGCAATGCGAACGCCAACTTAGATGGGCTTGAAGTTGCTGATagtgaagatgatgaagtAAAAGCTGCTGCATCTGGACTTGATGACAACCACACAAGACCATGCCAAAGAAATTCCTCATCTTCTGGATGTCAGTTTATTCAAGGGATTTCAAGTGCCATTGATATGGCAAAGAATTTACGATTACTGGACCTTAGCAATAATGGTTTCTCCACACAAGACGCAGATATACTTTATTCTTCATGGTCAAGATCAAGATTTGGTTCAGCTCAGAGGCATATAAAGGACCAGATCATCCATTTATTTGTGGAGGGAATAAAGTGTTGCGTGAAACCCTGCTGCAGAAAGGACTAG